Within the Sulfurihydrogenibium sp. genome, the region GGATATAAAAATCAACATTATATAACCTATCCCAATTATCCGGTGCAGGAATTAACTTTACTCCAAGCTCTTTTTCTAAAATGCTATAAATTGTATTAATTTCTGTTTGATATCCTTCAAAGGTTCTGTTAATGACTAAATTTTTAATATAAACAATACAATCTTCCTCAGATACTTCTTCTATTTCTTTTTTTAAAACCTCCGATATTTTTGTGTATAATTTTTTTCCTAAATCTTCTAAATACTCATCTGGCTTGATATAAATTTTCTTTCTCTCTAAAAATTTTTTTAGTTTATCTTTATAGCAACTCTCCCATTCTTCTATTTTCTTTGGAGAACATTCTCTTATCCATTCAGCCACAGGTCCTACACTATTTTTTTTTTTATTCAAACCCCATCTGTTTGTCGCTATGTTTAGAATCCATTCTTTACTCATTAATAAGTTCCTTTTCAAGTTTTAAGAATTTTTCCTTTAAACTAAAATCTATTTCTGTATCTGTCTTTGCCATACCTGATTTAATCATGTAAGCATTAATAAATATTTTATTTTTTAAATACACATAAGCATAAACCAAATTTTCATTCAAGATAGGGTTTTTATCAAATTTTAGTAAAACTTCTTTTTTTAGAACATGACTTTTAAGATATTCTAAGGATTTTTCTTTATCTAATATTTTTACACCTAACAGCTTTACATTAAGCCCTGTGTTAAGCTTTATAGTATCTTCACTAAGTATGTCAATAACTTTATAGGTAGAATCTTTTT harbors:
- a CDS encoding MjaI family restriction endonuclease; translated protein: MSKEWILNIATNRWGLNKKKNSVGPVAEWIRECSPKKIEEWESCYKDKLKKFLERKKIYIKPDEYLEDLGKKLYTKISEVLKKEIEEVSEEDCIVYIKNLVINRTFEGYQTEINTIYSILEKELGVKLIPAPDNWDRLYNVDFYIQVKDKYIGIQIKPVSYNQTPEIHKWKNWLEKSHKKFKEKFGGDVFIVFSVKNEAGRKEIWNKEVIEDIKKEIERLS